Proteins encoded within one genomic window of Festucalex cinctus isolate MCC-2025b chromosome 18, RoL_Fcin_1.0, whole genome shotgun sequence:
- the atf5a gene encoding uncharacterized protein atf5a produces MDTMTTATTAPVWKTLRACPADPLALSHPQANHSQSQGCRGEVSEGSQHLIGDVLTDWMTEEVDFSSYLPNPPSPPSSTNASLPPSPLHNDIQVPSDLEVMTSLLQEELAQLEDYFLSEPLPEKGPRLGTPLLTGPQPFGQLPYASYAAPNQSESSPFLLTLASGELDLLGPVGRSKIARHAPYSCARPSPCARKRIPDGVRLSESYDGSSSSKASNSGNSSLSYCCVEEEQLVGKGYCLGSAVELRKCAILAKEEKNCCFSRNAKGFHFGASLDDSPKKEDLLMYSMREVSGSGASSEVLTSIKTGVEVTKAGVSWKAQTSDSCYLSGTSQSESYHGFFTEQVKAENLQIGQQDLHCNFLEDPGPECLLMARDSLNLESCRLKEDHCAAKYEFDVAEGGGERKQKKRDQNKTAAHRYRQRKRAELDSLEEQLHCLEGRNRELRDKAESVEREIQYVKDLLIEVYKARSQRLKQDTTG; encoded by the exons ATGGACACGATGACAACGGCGACGACGGCTCCTGTTTGGAAGACGCTTCGTGCGTGCCCGGCAGaccccctcgctctctctcacccACAGGCTAaccacagccaatcacaggggtGCAGGGGGGAGGTGTCAGAGGGGAGTCAGCACTTAATTG GTGATGTTCTCACCGACTGGATGACGGAAGAAGTGGACTTCTCCTCATACCTCCCGAACCCTCCCTCCCCTCCTTCCTCTACCAATGCCTCCCTTCCCCCGTCACCCCTTCACAATGATATCCAGGTGCCCTCCGACTTAGAGGTTATGACCTCTCTGCTGCAAGAGGAACTAGCCCAGCTGGAAGACTACTTCCTGTCCGAGCCGCTGCCAGAGAAAGGTCCCCGGCTGGGAACTCCGCTCCTGACGGGTCCTCAGCCGTTCGGTCAGCTGCCCTACGCGTCCTATGCTGCACCCAACCAATCGGAATCCAGCCCATTTCTTCTCACCCTGGCAAGCGGAGAACTAGACTTGCTTGGGCCGGTAGGGCGCTccaaaattgccaggcacgccCCATATAGCTGCGCTCGCCCCAGCCCGTGCGCGAGGAAACGAATCCCGGACGGCGTGAGGTTAAGTGAAAGTTACGACGGCAGTTCGAGTTCCAAAGCGAGCAACTCAGGTAACTCGTCGCTCAGTTATTGCTGCGTGGAGGAAGAGCAGTTAGTCGGCAAAGGTTACTGTCTGGGCAGTGCGGTCGAGCTGCGGAAATGTGCCATCCtagcaaaagaagaaaaaaactgctGCTTCAGTCGCAACGCAAAAGGATTCCATTTCGGCGCATCGCTCGATGACTCGCCAAAGAAAGAAGATCTGTTGATGTACAGCATGAGGGAGGTGAGCGGCAGTGGCGCAAGCAGCGAGGTGCTGACCAGCATCAAAACCGGCGTGGAGGTGACAAAAGCCGGCGTTTCTTGGAAAGCCCAGACCAGCGATAGCTGTTATCTTTCGGGAACATCCCAGTCCGAGTCCTATCACGGCTTCTTCACCGAGCAGGTCAAAGCGGAGAATCTGCAGATAGGGCAGCAGGACTTGCACTGCAATTTCCTGGAGGATCCGGGTCCAGAGTGTCTTTTGATGGCGAGGGACAGTCTGAATTTGGAATCTTGCAGGTTGAAGGAAGACCACTGCGCCGCGAAATACGAATTTGATGTCGCAGAAGGCGGAGGTGAGCGCAAACAGAAGAAGAGAGATCAGAACAAGACAGCTGCTCATCG GTATCGCCAAAGAAAAAGGGCAGAGTTAGATTCTTTGGAAGAACAGCTGCACTGCTTGGAAGGGAGGAACCGTGAGCTGCGTGACAAGGCGGAGTCTGTCGAGCGTGAGATCCAGTACGTCAAAGACCTCTTGATCGAAGTTTACAAGGCCAGAAGCCAAAGGCTAAAGCAGGACACAACAGGATAA